One Myripristis murdjan chromosome 17, fMyrMur1.1, whole genome shotgun sequence DNA segment encodes these proteins:
- the ripk1l gene encoding receptor-interacting serine/threonine-protein kinase 1, producing the protein MAVAPGSVLMTSADLIKREPLDYGGFGEVFLCYHKTLGQVVLKTVYTGRLRNENSKRSLLEEGSLMTKLNHERVVKLLGVIMEDGDCSLVMELIPRGNLLAMLEQVSVPMSMKGRIILEILEGMVYLTENHVIHKDLKPENILVDKDFHIKIADLGLSTCQTWSKLTREESRRKSRIGQSTGVRAAGTLSYMAPEHLESIHTPSTEKSDVYSFGIVVWVILTGQEPYEFARSEDHISQCVRNGDRPAENAIPDDTPVEIIQLMRRCWAHDPQQRPTFKEGYNFFLPIYVEKFKAYVEEDSLDLGNLYEGPEELVEKMKSLSVTPESFSADCPAPLVSSERSVSVPVEASIEDLDVSPCNTAMESTESSVQTDARAVSGPSVLEEKLHQELQYHKHGSYTCVDQPDSANYHYQCYPNPLPLQRLTSLDYTDRQPMQDNPSLVSSVQSWTKAEPVQPTSQEDPYRPYAGLYESMATTASVPTACHMPMSASSPSLAQLPQQHPYSQYDRQQSWPVYPVSDTAAPNKIGSLQDPGGLFIQNASGIQIGHNNTLSIRSPDSFQGLSSSLLSNGSAISPLREAIQKFEDHTVTEDHLDILRENIGSNWKRCARRLGLTNVEVETIDHDYSRDGLPEKVHQMLERWRMKEGSVGCTIGKLCRALEGHIKVDIIQKLLDTCRNTFSS; encoded by the exons ATGGCTGTCGCGCCGGGCTCAGTTCTCATGACTTCGGCTGACCTTATCAAAAGGGAGCCCCTGGACTACGGAGGATTTGGAGAGGTGTTCCTGTGCTACCATAAGACTCTGGGCCAGGTGGTGCTGAAGACTGTGTACACAGGCCGCCTGCGCAATGA GAACAGTAAGAGGTCGCTGCTAGAGGAGGGGAGCCTAATGACAAAACTGAACCATGAGCGGGTGGTCAAGTTGCTGGGCGTGATCATGGAGGATGGAGACTGCTCTCTAGTCATGGAGCTCATTCCTAGGGGCAACCTGTTGGCCATGTTAGAGCAG GTTTCTGTGCCAATGTCCATGAAGGGCAGAATCATCCTAGAGATTTTGGAAGGGATGGTTTACCTTACAGAGAACCATGTTATACACAAGGACTTAAAACCAGAGAACATTTTAGTGGACAAGGATTTTCACATCAAG ATTGCAGACCTTGGCTTGTCCACCTGTCAGACTTGGAGCAAACTCACAAGGGAGGAGTCCCGCAGGAAGAGCCGTATTGGACAATCAACTGGTGTGAGAGCTGCTGGCACTTTGAGCTACATGGCTCCCGAGCACCTGGAGAGCATCCATACACCCTCAACAGAGAAGTCTGACGTCTATAGCTTTGGGATTGTGGTTTGGGTCATCCTCACAGGCCAGGAGCCTTATGAAT TTGCAAGGAGTGAAGACCATATTAGCCAGTGTGTCCGTAATGGTGACCGACCTGCAGAGAACGCCATCCCAGACGACACACCTGTAGAGATCAttcagctaatgaggagatgcTGGGCACATGACCCACAACAGCGACCAACATTTAAAG agggCTACAACTTCTTCCTGCCCATCTATGTGGAAAAGTTCAAAGCATATGTCGAGGAAGACTCACTTGACCTCGGG AACTTGTACGAAGGTCCAGAAGAGCTTGTTGAGAAGATGAAGTCATTATCAGTGACCCCTGAAAGTTTTTCAGCAG ATTGCCCAGCTCCTTTAGTGAGCTCAGAGAGAAGTGTATCTGTCCCAGTTGAAGCCAGCATTGAGGACCTGGATGTCAGTCCATGTAACACCGCTATGGAGTCTACTGAATCCTCCGTCCAGACAGATGCTAGAGCCGTTAGTGGCCCCTCAGTCTTGGAAGAGAAACTGCATCAGGAGCTGCAGTACCACAAACACGGTAGCTATACCTGTGTGGACCAGCCGGACTCTGCCAACTACCACTACCAGTGCTACCCAAATCCTCTCCCCCTACAGCGTTTGACCTCTTTAGATTACACTGATAGACAACCAATGCAGGACAATCCCTCACTGGTCTCATCTGTCCAGTCCTGGACAAAAGCTGAGCCTGTCCAGCCCACCAGCCAGGAAGATCCATACCGGCCCTATGCTGGTCTATATGAGTCCATGGCCACCACAGCTAGCGTACCTACTGCATGCCACATGCCCATGTCTGCCAGTTCGCCATCTCTTGCACAACTTCCTCAGCAACATCCATACTCCCAGTATGATCGCCAGCAGTCCTGGCCAGTTTACCCAGTGTCTGATACAGCTGCACCTAACAAGATTGGATCCTTACAAGATCCAG GAGGTCTTTTTATTCAGAATGCCAGTGGAATCCAGATCggccacaacaacacactgagtATTAGGAGTCCTGACTCCTTCCAGGGCTTGTCATCTTCTCTACTGTCCAACGGCTCAGCAATCTCCCCCCTCAGAGAGGCCATTCAGAAATTTG AGGACCACACAGTGACCGAGGACCACCTAGATATTCTGAGGGAGAACATTGGCTCAAACTGGAAGCGTTGCGCACGACGCCTCGGGCTGACCAACGTGGAGGTAGAGACCATTGACCATGACTACAGCCGTGATGGCCTTCCAGAGAAGGTGCACCAGATGCTCGAACGCTGGAGAATGAAGGAGGGCAGTGTGGGCTGCACCATCGGGAAGCTGTGCCGAGCTTTGGAAGGCCACATCAAGGTAGACATCATCCAGAAACTACTGGACACCTGCAGAAACACTTTTTCCTCATAG
- the dusp22b gene encoding dual specificity protein phosphatase 22-B produces the protein MGNGINKVLPDLYLGNFKDARDREQLARNNITHILSIHDSAAPILQEMTYLCISAADLPTQNLTQHFKQSIMFMHESRLKGEGCLVHCLAGVSRSVTLVVAYIMTVTGLGWQEALAAVRVARPCAGPNLGFQRQLQEFEATQADQYREWLKKEYKDNPFNDEADIRILLAKASKVNGEEVEKQASLPPGDT, from the exons ATGGGTAACGGTATCAACAAG GTCCTGCCAGATTTGTACCTGGGGAATTTCAAAG ATGCAAGAGACCGAGAGCAGTTAGCCAgaaacaacatcacacacatcctgtCCATTCATGACAGTGCAGCTCCTATCCTCCAG GAGATGACCTATCTCTGCATTTCTGCAGCAGACCTGCCCACACAAAACCT GACGCAGCACTTTAAACAAAGCATAATGTTTATGCATGAATCCCGCCTGAAAGGAGAGGGCTGCCTCGTTCACTG TCTGGCAGGTGTGTCCCGCAGCGTCACCCTGGTGGTTGCTTACATCATGACAGTGACAGGGCTGGGCTGGCAGGAGGCGCTGGCTGCAGTCAGAGTGGCCCGGCCCTGTGCTGGCCCCAACCTGGGCTTCCAGCGTCAGCTCCAGGAGTTCGAGGCTACTCAAGCTGATCAG TACAGAGAATGGCTGAAGAAGGAGTACAAAGACAATCCCTTCAATGATGAGGCTGATATTCGAATCTTGCTAGCCAAGGCCTCCAAAGTCAATGGCGAGGAGGTGGAAAAACAGGCTTCCCTGCCACCTGGAGACACCTGA
- the irf4a gene encoding interferon regulatory factor 4a yields the protein MIKEMNLDEDSTLSVSCGNGKLRQWLIDQIDSRRYPGLVWENDEKTIFRIPWKHAGKQDYNRDEDAALFKAWALFKGKYKEGVDKPDPPTWKTRLRCALNKSNDFDELVDRSQLDISEPYKVYRIIPEGAKRGVKMNNLEDTSPHVNALTYIPPYTSLHNQVPGYMVSQERRDWRDYQAPEQPPLPPTHHHGPHAELQYGQCHYPSPLSRPWPGSHAENGFCTYPPESQPVFTVDHSSAVSDFSLHVSLFYRESLVKEVTTTSPEGCRIASSSSSSPSSSSSSPCSEDRLYSGVETILFPFPYPESQRQGAEMLPNVLERGVLLWMTPDGLYAKRLCQGRVYWEGPLAPYMDKPNKLDKEQTCKLFDTQQFLIELQEFVHHGRRTPRHQVVLCFGDEYPDPQRQRKMITAQVEPVFARKLVYYYQQNSSHYLRGYDHVQEQDAPPAVNYPTQRPIQHIQE from the exons ATGATCAAAG AGATGAACTTGGACGAGGACAGCACCTTGTCAGTCAGTTGCGGCAACGGCAAACTCAGACAGTGGCTGATCGATCAGATTGACAGCAGGAGGTACCCCGGACTGGTTTGGGAAAACGACGAGAAAACCATTTTTAGGATTCCATGGAAACACGCGGGCAAACAGGACTACAACAGAGACGAGGATGCTGCGCTCTTCAAG GCATGGGCATTGTTCAAGGGGAAATACAAGGAAGGTGTGGACAAGCCAGACCCCCCTACATGGAAGACCAGATTACGGTGTGCTCTTAATAAAAGCAATGACTTTGATGAATTAGTGGACAGAAGTCAACTGGACATCTCAGAGCCATATAAAGTCTATAGAATCATTCCAGAGGGAGCAAAAAGAG GTGTCAAGATGAATAATCTAGAGGACACATCACCGCATGTAAACGCTCTCACTTATATCCCTCCATACACATCTCTGCACAACCAG GTGCCCGGTTACATGGTTTCTCAGGAGAGAAGGGACTGGAGGGATTACCAAGCACCAGAACAGCCACCACTTCCCCCTACACATCACCATGGGCCGCATGCAGAGCTGCAGTATGGCCAATGCCACTACCCCTCACCGCTCAGCCGACCCTGGCCTGGATCACATGCTGAAAATG GTTTCTGTACCTACCCGCCAGAGTCCCAACCAGTGTTTACAGTGGACCACAGCAGTGCCGTATCTG ACTTCAGCCTGCATGTGTCCCTATTCTACCGAGAGTCTTTGGTAAAGGAGGTTACCACCACCAGTCCAGAAGGTTGTCGGATcgcctcttcttcctcctcctctccttcttcatcctcatcctcgcCATGCTCGGAGGACAGGCTTTACAGCGGGGTGGAAACCATCCTCTTCCCGTTTCCATACCCTGAGTCTCAGAGGCAGGGTGCCGAGATGCTTCCAAATGTCCTGGAGAGGGGCGTGCTCCTGTGGATGACACCTGATGGCTTGTACGCAAAGCGCCTGTGCCAGGGACGCGTATACTGGGAGGGACCTCTGGCGCCATACATGGATAAACCCAACAAGCTGGATAAAGAGCAGACATGCAAACTGTTTGACACCCAGCAGTTCCTCATTG AGCTTCAGGAGTTTGTCCATCATGGCAGACGCACGCCTAGACACCAAGTGGTGCTTTGTTTTGGCGATGAGTACCCCGACCCACAGCGCCAAAGGAAGATGATCACAGCACAG gTGGAACCTGTGTTTGCCAGAAAGCTGGTGTACTACTACCAGCAGAACAGCAGCCACTACCTGCGGGGTTACGATCACGTCCAGGAGCAGGACGCCCCTCCAGCCGTCAACTATCCCACCCAGAGGCCTATACAGCACATTCAGGAGTGA